One window of Ziziphus jujuba cultivar Dongzao chromosome 5, ASM3175591v1 genomic DNA carries:
- the LOC132803862 gene encoding mavicyanin-like, which produces MGITEGSLLVILLLISAPLMVYGVEHVVGDSSGWTNANVNYETWASSRTFAVGDTLLFTYGSNHKVDIVNESDYTACNTSKALSTYDDGNTTIPLTVVGPMYFLCPIANHCSEGQKLAINVVAPNTTTPVTPSPPPPPSTTATPPTSSRASKIMCNTDSNLMLGIWLVLLTMFGFMG; this is translated from the exons ATGGGTATAACAGAAGGTAGTCTCCTTGTGATTCTATTGCTAATTAGTGCTCCATTAATGGTTTATGGAGTAGAGCACGTTGTTGGTGATAGTTCAGGCTGGACTAATGCAAATGTAAATTACGAGACTTGGGCTTCTTCCCGTACATTTGCAGTTGGTGACACTCTTT TGTTCACCTATGGTAGCAATCACAAAGTGGACATAGTAAATGAAAGTGACTATACCGCTTGCAACACTAGCAAGGCCTTGAGTACATATGATGATGGAAACACCACAATTCCTCTAACAGTAGTGGGCCCAATGTACTTCCTATGCCCCATTGCTAATCACTGTTCTGAGGGCCAGAAGCTTGCTATCAATGTTGTGGCACCAAACACAACAACACCGGTCACGCCATCCCCACCACCGCCACCGTCGACGACGGCAACACCGCCAACATCGAGCAGAGCATCCAAAATTATGTGTAACACCGATAGTAATTTGATGCTTGGTATATGGCTTGTTTTGTTGACCATGTTTGGATTCATGGGCTAG
- the LOC132803639 gene encoding flavanone 3-dioxygenase 3-like encodes MEGAQGSSSSSSKGLCTSAMTLSQLGDSHVPQRYVLPPSQRPNPTPKYCPSTNLPIIDLSSLQHPSLRSNVIHEIRMACKELGFFQVINHGVPQSVINHALEAATEFFNLPIDEKMLLFSDDIHEPVRYGTSLNHVVDQVYFWRDFLKHYSHPISDWIHLWPSNPPTYKEKMANYTKAIHVLQKQLMGLVFESLGLNPNYLEEEVENGSEVLAVNCYPACPQPELTLGIPPHSDYGALTILLQSCPGLQVMDSHNNWVSVPAIQGALIVQLGDQMEVISNGQYKGVVHRATVNMEKRRFSIASLHSLALSKKIGPAPQLVDEQHPKAYKEFSFKDFLDFISRNDIMEGRFLDTVKNNP; translated from the exons atggaaggtGCTCAAGGaagttcatcatcatcatcaaaaggTTTATGTACTAGTGCAATGACACTTAGCCAACTGGGCGATTCTCATGTCCCTCAACGTTATGTTCTTCCTCCATCTCAACGCCCAAATCCTACTCCTAAATATTGCCCTTCTACAAATCTTCCCATTATAGACCTTTCCTCTCTACAACATCCTTCTCTTAGATCTAATGTGATTCATGAGATTCGGATGGCTTGTAAGGAACTAGGCTTCTTTCAG GTGATTAATCATGGAGTTCCTCAATCGGTAATAAACCATGCCCTAGAAGCTGCAACTGAGTTCTTCAACTTGCCCATTGACGAAAAAATGCTTCTGTTTTCTGATGATATTCATGAACCTGTAAGGTATGGAACAAGTTTAAATCATGTTGTAGACCAAGTTTACTTTTGGAGAGACTTTCTCAAGCACTATTCCCATCCTATCTCTGATTGGATCCACCTTTGGCCATCCAATCCTCCTACTTACAA GGAGAAGATGGCAAACTACACAAAAGCAATTCACGTGTTACAAAAGCAACTCATGGGACTTGTATTTGAAAGCTTGGGGCTAAACCCTAATTActtagaagaagaagtagaaaatgGCTCAGAAGTCCTAGCTGTGAATTGCTACCCTGCGTGTCCCCAACCCGAGCTCACCCTTGGGATACCGCCACATTCCGATTACGGTGCCCTAACAATCTTACTCCAAAGCTGTCCGGGGCTACAGGTCATGGACAGCCACAACAACTGGGTCTCGGTCCCGGCCATTCAAGGCGCTCTTATAGTTCAACTTGGAGATCAAATGGAGGTGATAAGCAATGGACAATACAAAGGTGTTGTTCACCGAGCAACCGTTAACATGGAGAAGCGGAGATTCTCCATTGCTAGTCTCCATAGCCTAGCTTTGAGCAAGAAAATTGGACCAGCACCACAACTTGTTGATGAACAACACCCAAAAGCCTACAAAGAGTTCAGCTTTAAGGATTTTCTTGATTTCATTTCAAGAAATGATATTATGGAGGGAAGGTTTCTTGATACTGTTAAGAATAATCCatga